In Nocardioides luti, the DNA window CGTCGACCGACGCCTGCTCGCCGACCGCGCGCAGCTGGTCGGACACGTCGGACAGCAGCGGCCCGTGCTTGGTGGAGCGGATCGTCAGCGTCACGTCGTCCCCGCCGTCGACCTTGATCGTCTCCGTGCGGACGCGCAGCGGGCGCAGCCGGCCGTCGTAGCGCCACCGGTCGCCCTCGACCTTCTCGAGGTAGAGGTCGGTGACGTCGGGCCCGAGGTTGGTGAACCCCCAGGCGATGTCGGCGTTGTGGCCGATGACGACCCCGGGCACGCCGGAGAAGGTGAAGCCGGCGACGTCGAGCGGGCAGTCGTCCGACACGACGTTGCAGTGCAGCCCCATCTGCATCCAGACACCCGGCAGCGAGACGCCCAGGTGCGGGTCGTTGGCGAGCAGCGGCGCACCGGTCGCGGAGTGGTCGCCGTCGACGACCCAGCTGTTGGAGCCGACGCCGTCGCCGCGCCCGAGCAGCGCGGGCATCCGGGCCAGCCCGGCCTGCAGGTCGCCCAGGGCCCGGCGCGCGCCGGCGGTGTACGGCGGGCGCTGGGGGTTCCGCGTGCCACCCGAGGTCGCGTCCTGCTCGAAGACCCCGTCGACGACCGCGCCCTGGCCGACGATCGGGTCGTGCGCGGAGGCGTCGTACGCCGGGTAGAGCTCGCGCACCTGCTCGGCGCTGTGGCCGGCCAGGGCCAGCACCCGGCCGATCTCGTCGTCCATGTTGCCGCGCAGGTCCCACGCCATCGCCTTGAGCCAGGCCAGCGAGTCGACCGGCGTCCAGTGCTCGGGGCGGTAGTCGAGCCCGCCGGCGTTCAGCACGGTGTACTCGACCGCGATCTCGCTCGGCGAGTGCTCGTCGAGGTAGGCGTTGACCCCGTCCGCGTAGGCCTCCAGCGCGGCCCGCGTCTCCGGCTTGACCAGCGCGAGCTCCTGCTCGGCGACCCGGCGCCAGCCCATCGTGCGGACGTACTCGTCACTCTCCAGGGCGTCCTTGCCGAACATCTCGGCCAGCCGGCCCGCGGTGGCGTGGCGGCGCACGTCCATCTCGAAGAAGCGCTCCTGCGCGTGCACGTAGCCCTGCGCCCGCATCAGGTCGTCGACCGAGTCGCCGTACAGCTGCGGGATGCCGTGGTCGTCGCGCACCACGCGGACGTCGCCCTCGAGCCCCGGCACGGCGACCTCGCCGCTCGTCTGCGGGAGCGGACGGCGCACCAGCACCACGCCGACCACCAGGGTGGCGAGCAGCGCCAGCACGACCCCGACGGCGACGTACGACGTCACGCGGAGCGGCTTCGGCAGCGCCACGAACACGCTCCACCAGCGGCGGAGGGGGCCGGGCTCGCCCGGGGATCGGGTCGGTCGGGTGGCCGGGGGCGGGTCGGTCATGGTGTTGCCATTGTGCCGTACCATTGGCAGTCGTCCGGGGTGAGTGCCAACCCCTCGCGCCGGAGCTCACCCGTCACCTGATCGAGGATCCGACCGTGCCGACCTACCAGTACTCCTGCACCGAGTGTGGCCACGCCTTCGAGCAGGTCCAGAGCTTCTCCGACGACACCCTGACTGTCTGCCCCGAGTGCCAGGGCCGCCTGCGCAAGGTCTTCAACGCCGTGGGCGTCGTCTTCAAGGGCTCGGGCTTCTACCGCACCGACAGCCGCTCCGGCTCGTCCTCGACCGTGCCCGCCGCCTCCGACTCGGGCTCGTCGTCCTCCTCGGAGAAGTCCTCGGACTCCTCGTCGTCGTCCGGGTCGTCCTCGGACAAGGCGTCCGCGAAGTCCGACAGCAAGCCCGCCGCCGCGGCCAGCACCTCGAAGGACTGACCCTCCCATCGGTGGTTGAGGAGGTCGCGCAGCGACCGTCTCGAAACCACCCCTGTGGAGGAGCGCTCCACGCCGGCGCGGAAGTGCCTAGCGTCGGGGGATGCCCTCACCGCGTGACCGTGCGACCCGCCTCGCCGGAGGCGTACGCCGTGCCGTGCTGCGCCGCCGCCGGCTGCTCGCCGCGCTGCTGACCGCGGTGGCGGTCGGCACCGGCCTGCACGCGACCACCGCTCCCCCGCCGGCCCGGGTCGCGGTCGTGGTCGCGGCGCACGACCTGCCCTCGGGGGCGGTCGTCACGGAGGCCGACCTCACCACCGCGGCCTTCGCCCCCGGCTCGGTCCCGTCGGGCCTCGCCGACGCCCCCGTCGGGCGGACCCTGGCCGGGCCGCTGCGCGCGGGCGAGCCGGTGACCGACGTCCGCCTCGTCGGGCCGGGCCTCGCCGCGGGCCACCCGGGGCTCACCGCGGTGCCGGTCCGGCTGCCCGACGCGGCGATGGCCGGGCTGCTGCGCGCGGGCGACCGGATCGACCTGGTCGCCTCGGACCCCCAGGGCTCGGGCGCCCGGACGGTCGCCGCGGGAGCCGTCGTCGTGGCGGTGCCACGGGTGGCCGACGACGCCGGGACGACCACGGCGGCGGGGCTCCCGGGCCGGCTGGTCGTGGTGGGGGTGCCGCCGGGCGACATGGAGCCGCTGGCGGACGCGTCGGTCCGCTACTTCCTGACCTTCGCGTACACGCACTAGCCTCGAAGGGCCCCCCACCACTCGGACCCAGGAGCCCCCATGACCGGATTCAAGAACTTCATCCTCCGCGGCAACCTCGTGGAGCTCGCCGTCGCGTTCATCATGGCCGGCGCCTTCGCCGGCGTCGTGACCGCGACCGTCGACGTCATCCTCGGCATCGTCGGCAAGATCGGCGGCGAGCCGGACTTCTCGATCTGGAAGCCGGCCGGCCTGCTGATCGGCGCCTGGATCACCGCGATCGTCTCGTTCCTGATCCTCGCGGCGGTCGTCTACTTCCTGATCGTGAAGCCCTACACCGCCGCGAAGCAGCGCTACTTCCCCGAGGAGGAGAAGGGCCTGCCCGCCGACATCGCCATGCTCACCGAGATCCGCGACCTGCTCGCCCAGCAGGGCGGTCGCCCGCAGGTCTGACTGCCGTCAGCCGTGGTGGGGCGGGACCTGCGCCTTGAGCCAGGTCTCGCCAGGATCCTCGCGGCCGCCGTCGGCGCGGTGCCCCGCACCCGGGTCGCGCTCGTCGCTCGTGGTGTCCGGGAGGACGTCCCCGAAGACCGCGGCCAGCCGCTTGCGCCGCTGCCAGTCGGTCTCCGCGGGCTTGCCGTCCGTGGGCTCGTCCGCGGGCCCGTCCGCGGGGCTCCCCGCCCCGGTCCCGCGGGGGCCGGTCACGAGCAGAGGCCGGCGTCGGCCAGCGCCTGCGCGTCGGCCTCGTTGGAGCCGGAGCCGTTGCCCGACCCGTTGCCGGACGGGTTCTTCGACCCGGGCAGGTTGCCGGCGCTGATCACGTCGGTCGCGAGGCGCCGGGTGAGCGGCTCGTCGTCGATGATCTTCTGCCACACGCCCTTGGCCTGGGGCGTCCACACGAGGTGGTTGGGGTTGGTCGGGTCGACCGTGTTCGGGATCGTGATGAACTGGATCTTGTCCAGCCCGATGTTGCGGAACTCGTAGCCCAGGCCGCCGATCTTCTTGAGGCTGCCGAGGGCGGGGTCCAGGGTCAGGGACTTGGTCGCGGCCTCGAGGAACTTCACGATCTTGATCGGGTTCGCCAGCGTGCCGGCGGCGACGACCTGGTGCGCCATCGAGGCGATGAACGCCTGCTGGCGCTTCATCCGGCCGGTGTCGGAGCCGTTGCCGACGACGTACCGCTCGCGCACGTAGTTGAGGGCCTGCTGGCCCGCGATCTTGCGCGTCCCGGCGGGGATGTTGATGCCGTGGGCCGGGTCGACGATGTCCTCGGGGATGCAGACCTCGACGCCGCCGATGGCGTCGACCATGTCGCGGAAGCCCTCGAAGTTCACGACGACGTAGTGGTCCACGAGGACGCCGGTGAGCTTCTCGAACTGGTGGATCGTGCAGGCGGGCCCGCCGACGGAGTAGGCCTCGTTCCACAGCACGTGGGTGCCGCCGGCGATGTCGTCGCCGTTCTCGTCGGTGCAGGTGGGCCGGTCGACGGCCGAGTCGCGCGGGATGCTGATGCCGTAGGCGCGGGTCCGGTCGGCCGACAGGTGGATCAGGATCGTCGTGTCCGACCGCGCGCCGCCGCCGGTCAGGTTGTCGATGTTGCACCCGTTGCAGTCCCGGCTGTCCGAGCCCATCACCAGGATGTTGAGCGGCTCCTGGGGGCCGGTCACCTTCGGCTTGTCCGGCCGGTCGGTGCCGATCTGGCCGCTCAGGTCGACGACGTTCAGGTTGCCGTTGAGGTGCCGGTAGAGGAAGACCACCGACAAACCGGTCACCAGGCCGAGGACGAGGACCGTCGCCAGCACGATCTTGCCGACCGTGTGCCGCTTGCGCACCCGCCCCTTGCGCTTGGGCGCACCGGACCCCGCCTGGGCACTGGGCTGCTCGGCGTCGGACACGGACATGCACCTCGGAGGGACGACAGGTTCGGGAACTGCGGGGGCTGGATCGACGGCTGGCTCGACGCCCGGGACGAAGAGCTCCGCGCAGGCGAACCTACGCGAGATCCCCAAATTGTCGCGCTGACCTGCCGTTCTGCACAAACCCTCGGTCCCGTGCGGACGCCGGCACCTCCTAGCCTGTCCCCCATGGCCTCCCCCGCGCACGTCCTCACCGAACGCCTCCAGCGCGCCCTGGGCGCGGCGTTCGGCCCGGAGTACGCCGCCGTCGACCCCGTCCTGCGGCCCTCGCAGTTCGCCGACTTCCAGGCGAATGCCGCACTGGCACTGGCGAAACGCCTCGGCACCAGCCCCCGCGAGGTCGCCGCCCGGCTGGTCGAGCACCTCGACGTGGCCGACGCCTGCGACGCCCCGGTGGTCAGCGGGCCGGGCTTCGTCAACCTGTCGCTCACGCCCGCCTGGGTCGCCGCGGCCACGACCGCGCTCGCGGCCGACCCGCGGGTCGGCGTACCCCTCGAGGAGCCGCAGGTCGTCCCCGTCGACTACTCCGCGCCGAACGTCGCGAAGGAGATGCACGTCGGCCACCTGCGCACGACGGTCGTCGGCGACGCGCTCGCGCGCACGCTCGAGCACCTGGGCCACCACGTCATCCGGCAGAACCACATCGGCGACTGGGGCACGCCGTTCGGGATGCTCATCGAGCACCTCCTCGAGGTCGGCGAGGAGTCCGACGAGGCCGCGCTGCTGGTCTCGGACCCGAACGCGTTCTACCAGGCCGCCCGGGCGAAGTTCGACGCCGACACCGACGGCACCGACTTCGCCGCGCGCGCCCGGGCCCGCGTCGTCGCGCTGCAGGCCGGCGACCCCGAGACGCTGCGGCACTGGGAGCGGCTGATCGCCCTGTCGACGGCGTACTTCAACTCGATCTACGACCTCCTGGGCGTGACCCTGACCGACGCCGACCTGGCCGGCGAGTCGACCTACAACGACGAGCTGCCCGGCATCTGCGCGGAGCTCGAGGCGGCCGGGATCGCCGAGGTCAGCGAGGGCGCCCTGTGCGTCTTCCTCGACGGCTTCACCGGCCGCGAGGGCAAGCCGGTGCCGCTGATCATCCGCAAGAGCGACGGCGGCTACGGCTACGGCACCACCGACCTCGCCACGATCCGTCACCGCGTGCGCGACCTCGGCGCGGACCGGATCCTCTACGTCATCGGCGAGCCCCAGTCGCTGCACCTGCGGATGGTCTGGGCGACCGCCCGCAAGGCGGGCTGGCTGCCCGACGACGTCGAGGTCGTGCACGTGCAGATCGGCAACGTCCTCGGCTCCGACGGCAAGATCCTCAAGACCCGCAGCGGCGCACCGGTCCGGCTGCGCGCGCTGCTCGAGGAGGCGGTCGAGCGCGCCACCGCGCTGCTGGTCGAGTCGCGGCCCGACGTGGCCGAGGCCGACCGGGCCGTCGTGGCGCGCCAGGTCGGCATCGCCGCGGTGAAGTACGCCGACCTGTCGGTCTCCCACGACAGCGAGTACGCCTTCGACCTGGACCGGATGGTCTCGGCGTCCGGCAACACCGGGCCCTACCTGCAGTACGCCGCCACCCGCATCCGGTCGATCCTGCGCCGGGCCGACGACGCCGGGACGGGCGGCCTCTCCTCGGTCGCGAGCGCGCCGATGGTCGTCACCGACGAGGCGGAGCGCGCGCTGATGCTCGCGCTGCTCGCGTTCGGCGACACGGTCGCGGGCGTCGGGGCCACCCTCGAGCCGCACCGCCTGTGCACGTACCTCTTCGAGCTGGCGCAGGCGTTCACGACGTTCTACGACCGCTGCCCCGTGCTCAAGGCCGAGGGCGACGACGTCCGCGCGTCGCGGCTCGCGCTCTGCGCGCTGACGCTGCGGGTGCTGGAGCAGGGGCTGGACCTGCTCGGCATCACGGCGCCCGAGCGGATGTAGCCCGGTGTTCGACCTCTCCTTCGCGGCGACGCACCGCTTCCGGCCGTTCGCGCTGGTGGCGCCGGGCTTCGCGGCCGTGGAGGAGGGAGCGCCTGCCGTCGGTGACGGCGGAGACAGCGAGGCGCTGGTCCGGGCTGACGCCGGGCCGGTGGCGCCGTACGCCGCGGTGGAGGTCGACGTCGCCCCGGTGGAGCTCTCGGGCCGGGTGGCGGTCGGGCTGGCGACCGCCGACGACCAGCACGTGCTCGTGACCTGGACGCCGCGCTCGTCGCGCCTCGCGATCTCGGTGCGCCGGCGCGGCCGCACGCGGGTGGTGCGGCGCCGCAAGGTCGCGCTGCCGGCGTCCTTCCGACTGGCGTTCGTGCTCAACGAGCAGCAGGTGACCGGGCTCGTCGACACCGGCGACGGCTGGCGGCCGGTGCTCACCGAGCGGACCCGGGTGGCCGCGCTGGTCGACCTGCGCCGCGAGGACGAGCTGGCCGCGCACGCCTACGCGTGGGGCGGCGGCACCCTCACCGCGGTGCGCGCGGGGCTCTTCGGGATGGTCGGGCTGCGGGATCCCCACCTCGTCCAGCACGCCGACGGGACGCCGTACGTCCGCGACGGCCGGCACTGGCTGACCTGGACGTGCGCGGGGCTCGGCTTCTTCCAGCAGGCGCACTGGTCGGTGTGGTCGGTCGACCTCGCCGACCCCGAGAGGATGCGGTTGGAGTCGCAGCTGTTCTCGCGGCGCGACGGCCGGGTGCTCGGCGACCACGCCGGGCACCTCGTGCGCGACGGCGACCGCTGGCTGGTCGCGACCAGCTCGTGGGGCGACTTCGGGGCCGGCTCGATCCACGTGCGGCACACCTCGACGCGGGCCGACCTGCTCACCGGCGTGCACGTGCTCGACACCGAGCCCACCGCGCTGCCGACCCCGCACGGCACGTGGGACCCGGCGCTGCTCCGGGTCGACGACCGCTGGCACGTCGCCTTCGTCGAGAGCCCCTCGCAGCAGCCCTTCCGCTTCGGCCCGGCCCTGGCCACCACCACGGCGGCCGCGTGGACCGAGGGCCTCTCAGCCGTCCCGACGCCGGTCATGCGCCAGTGCGAGGGCACCGTGCTCGTGACCGTCGGCGACCGGCCGTGGCTGCTCGCCAGCGACGCCGACGAGCGGTGCTACCCGGTGCTCGACCTCGAGGGCCGGCGGGTCGGCCGGCTCGACGCGCCGTACCTCACCAACATCCCGCACCCGCAGCTCGTCGCCGACCCCGCCGGAGGCTGGCTGGTGCTGACCTTCGACGGGACGGCGTACGAGCGTCGGGTGCTGGGGTACGGCGGCCACGGGGACGTGGTCGTGCTGCACTCCCGCTAGGGGATCAGCGGACGACGTACCACGCGCTGGTCGAGGCCGCGGGACGGTCGTCGCCGTGCTCGCCGTCGTCGTCGCCCTCGTCCTCGCCCTGGCAGTCGTCGCCCTGGTCGTCGTCCTCGGAGGCGTTGTCGGTGCCGTCGTCGTCGCTGTCCTCGGCGCCGTCCTCGGTGCCGTCGTCGTCGGAGTCCGCGTCGTGGGCGGAGGTGCCGTCCTCGTTCTCGTCCTCGTCGGCGACGCCGTCGTCGTCGGAGTCGTCGTCGTCGGCCTGGCAGGTCTCCGTCGCGTCGTCCTCGTCCTCGTTGTCGGCGCCGTCGTGGTCGGCGTCCTCGTCACCGTCGACCGTGCCGTCGTCGTCGGTGTCGCCGTCCTCGGGGTCGGTCGACTGCGAGCCGTCGTGGACCTCGTCGCCGTCGTCGTCGCCGTCGTCGTCGGAGTCCTCGTCGCGGGGGTCGGTGCCGTGGCGGAACTCGGCGATGTTCTTGAGGCCGTCGTGGTCGGCGTCCCGCTTGGCGTTCGCCTTGTTCGCGTTCAGGTGGTGGGCGACCTCCCACCGGTTGGGCATGCCGTCGTGGTCGCGGTCGCCGCCCGCGGCGCCGGCGGGCGCCGTCAGGGTCAGCAGGCCGGCGACGGCCATGGCGGAGGTGGCGGACACGACCTTGAAGGTCGGGCTGTCGAGCAGGGACATGGGGGTCTCCGGGGGTCTCGCCGGCCGGGGCCGGGTGGGACGGATCGTGACGGGCGGCGACGCCGCCCTCGACCACCACCTGTCACCGGACGTGGCCTGCGTTACACCGGCCCGGCGACGTACGGCGTGGGCGTCAGTTGCGCAGGATCGAGGCGGTGGCCGGTGCGAGCCGGACGGAGTCGACGCGGCGGCCGTTGGCGGTGCGGTACGACCGGCCCAGGGCGATCCGCTGCGCGGTGCTGCTCGGGTTCACGAGCACCATCCCGCCGGCGTACTCGCGCCGCCAGATGCCGCTGGGCAGGCGCTCCCGCGGACCGGCCGGCTGGCCGATCTCGATGGTGGGCGCGGACAGCCAGTGGTTGGTGAACTCCTCGTCCGGCACGAAGATGCTCGAGCCGGTGCGGCCGTTCCACGTCAGCAGCCAGGTGGCGCGGTGGTAGACCTGCGAGGCCACGTCCGCGGTGGTGCTGTAGGTGACGGCGAGCAGCGGCATGCCGCGCTGGGCGCACCAAGCGGCCAGCTGCATCTTCCACTCCCAGTCGGCACCGGTGAAGCGGCCGGAGTCGTCGCTGAGGCCCCACTTGACGAAGTACTCGTTCTCCCAGCCGGAGACGTACGGCGACCAGTCCTCGACGACCGAGCGCCAGTCGTCCCACTGGAAGGCGATGTTGGTGATCGCCTGGTAGCCCGCCGCCTGCAGCCCCGGGCCGACCCGGGAGAGGAACTTCTCCGTGGCGGCGTACATCTGGGCGTCGGTGGAGATCCGGGTCGAGACCCGGTTGTCGAAGACGGTGTGGCTGAGCTCGGTGAGGACGTCGTCGAGCATGACGCCGTCCCAGTCGTGGGCCCTGAGCTCCCGGAGCACGTTGCCCGACCAGCGGCGGGCGTAGGCCGGGCGGCTCACGTCCATGGGGTAGAGCCCGGGCCAGTCCGACCACTCGAGCTGGCGGCCGGCGGCGTCGCGGAGGAACCAGCCGGGGTGGTGGCGCATCGCCCAGTGATAGCCGACGCCGGTCGGCAGGATCCGGTTGTCGAGCGTGCACGCGGCGTCGCGGCAGGCGCCGGCGACGGTCGCGGAGACGTCCTTGTACATCAGCACCTGGACGTCGGGGTTCTTCGCCTTGAGCACCGGGATCAGGTCGTACTCCCAGGGCTGGATGACGACGTAGTTGCCCTTCCACGCCTCCGGCGTCGAGTCCGGGTCGCCCCAGTCGAGCATCAGCGTGCCGGCGGAGCCCTCGCTCGTCGTACGACGGGGGGCGGCGGCGCGCGCGGTCTTCGAGGTGGCCTTGGTGCTCGTGGCGACGGCCGTGCGCGCGAGCGGGCGGGCGGTGCCGGTCGAGGTGCCGGCGGTGGCGACCGCGTTCGACACCGACCCGCCGAGGTCGAGGGTGAGGTCGGCGTGGCCGACGTCGTGCTGGGCAGGCCGGGGTGCGGCGACGGTGGCCGTGCTGTCACCCGCGAGGGAGACGAGCACGAGGGTCAGCGCCACACCGAGGGCGTCGAGGATCCGCATGTGACCATTGGTGGCCCTGCGACCCCTGGGAGGCAGGGGCTTCGGAGGCGCGGCTGTCTAGCCCTTCTGGGCCATGGCGCTCCGCCGATCGGTCGGCGACGACCGACGGAGCACCCGGCCCCCCATGGCTCAGTCGCGCAGGATCACGCCCGACGTCGGCGCCAGCCGGACGCTCGAGACCCGCTTGCCGCGCAGCGTCGTGAAGGTGCCGTCGAGGTCGACCGTGCGCGCGTCCCGCGTGGGGTTCACGAGCACCGCGCCCCCGGTGTAGTCGCGCCGGTGCACGACGCCGGCCACCACCTCGGGCGGCGAGACCGGGCGTCCGATGTCCGTCGTCGCGACCGGCAGCCAGTGGTCGGTGTCGGACTCCTCGGGTACGAAGATGCTCGACCCGGTGCGACCGTTCCAGGTCAGCAGCCAGGAGGCCCGGTGGTAGGCCTGCGCCGCCACGTCGTCGCGGCTGCTGTAGGTGATCGCGAGCAGCGGCACGTCGCGGCGGGCCAGCCAGCGCGCCATCTCCGTCTTCCACGTCCAGTCGTCGTCGGCCGTGAACAGCTCGCTCGGGCCGAGGCTCCACTTGACGAAGTACTCGTTCTCCCAGCCCGAGACGTACGGCGTCCAGTCCTCCAGCACGTCTTTCCAGTTGTCCCAGCCGACCGTCAGGTTCGGCACCGCGAGGAAGCCGGACCGTTGGAAGCGGGGCGCCACGCGCCTGAGGAAGCGCTCGGTGCCGGCGTACATCGCCGCGTCGTCCGGGAAGCGCGTCGACACCCGGTCGCCGAACGTGGAGTGGCTGAGCGTGGTGAGGACGTCGTCCATCATCACGCCGTCCCAGTCGTGGGCGCGCAGCTCGGAGCGGACGCTCCGCAGCCAGCGCCGCTGGTAGCCCGGGTCGGCGATGTCCATCGGGAAGAGGCCCGGCCAGTCCGACCACTCGAGCCGGTGGCCCGCGGCGTCGTGCAGGAACCACTCGGGGTGGTGCTGCTGCGCCCAGTGGTAGCCCACCCCCGTCGGCAGGATCTCGTTGTCGCGCGTGCAGCCGTCGCGGCAGGCGCCCTCGACGGTCGCCGAGACGTCCTTGTACATCAGCACCCGGATGTCCGGGTTGTGCGCGCGCAGCGACGGGATCCGCGCGTACTCCCACGGCTGCAGGACGACGTAGTTGCCGCGCCACGCGTCCGGCGTCGACTGCGGGTCGCCCCAGTCGAGCATCAGGGTGCCGGCCGACGGCGAGGTGCCGCTGCCGCGGGCGCTCGCGGCGGTTTTGGTGGCGGCGCCGGGGGTGGCGGCGCTGACGTGCCCGGCGTACGACGGCGTCAGGCCGTCGGCGGGCCCGGCGGAGCCGGCCAGCACGGTGCCGAGCGCCAGGGCGACCAGCCCGACGGCGCCCCGCAGGGACGGTCGGGTCGCACGCCGGCGCGCGGCCCGCTGCGACGTGGGGAAGGGCGAGGGAAGGACGTGGTCTCCGGCCTGGTCAGGGCCCGAGAACGCCTGGTGGGAGTCACGATTTCTCATGCCTCCATTCGTCCGGAAATGCGGTCCCGCCAGCAGGGCTGCAGGCGCCGTTGGCCCTGGGGCGCCGGACCCCCGGCCGGTGGGGTCCAGGGACTAGTACCCCGCCGACGTCGGGCCCAGGAAACGCTGCCCGATCGGAGGATGACGAGGTGGCCGACTCGATCGCGCCCGCCCGCAGGTGGCACGATGTGCGCCGACGTCCCGACGGCGTCACGCCCCAGTAGCTCAGTGGATAGAGCAGCCGCCTCCTAAGCGAAAGGTCGCAAGTTCGACTCTTGCCTGGGGCACCCCGCGTCGTACCTCCCGAGCGCGTCAGGACGCACGAAGCAGCACCCGACCGGGCCACGGGCCCGACCGGCGGTCAGCTGTCGACCGTCAGGCGACGACCTCGAACCGGATCCCGGCGGCCTGCAGCCGGGCCAGCAGGTTCGCCCCCATGGCCTGGGCGGTGGTGACCTGGCCGGAGGTGGGCGGGTTGTCGTCGAAGGCCAAGCAGAGGGCGGACTCGGCGAGCATCTTGGCGGTCTCGCCGTAGCCCGGGTCGCCGCCGCTGACGCGGGTGTGGACCGAGCGGCCGTCGCCCTCGCCGACGAAGTCGACGGTGAACCACGACTTCTCGCGACGCGACTCGTCCGGGCCGTCGCCCTGCTTGACCTTGCCGAGCAGCAGGTTGCGCAGCGGCTTCACCTGCGCGGACAGGGCGATGGCGGTGACGCCGGCCGCCCCGCCGGCGGCGTACCGCAGCGTCTTGGTGCCGGCGTAGTGCGCGTAGCGGAACTCCGGGCCGTACGACGCCAGCGCGGCGCCGCTGCGCGCGACCACCGCCGGGTCGATGGTGGGCATCGGCAGCAACCAGTAGCCCAGGAGCGAGTCCCGGTGCGGCTTGCCGGCGACGGCGCGCGAGGTCCGGCCCTGCGGCTTCGGCTCCGCCTTGCGCCGGGCCGAGGAGGCCTGCTTCATCTGCTTCCCGCGCGACATCGCGGTCATCGCGGAGTGGAAGGTGCCGCCGGAGAACATCCCGCTCGCGCGGACCACGCCGCGGACGGACACCGGGCCCTGCGCGCCGAGCTGCTCGACGGTGTACATCGCGCCGAGGTCGTGCGGGACCGAGTCGAAGCCGCACGCGTGCACGATCCGGGCGCCGGAGCGCTCCGCGGCGGCGTTGTGGGCGACGTACATCCGGTCCACGAACTCGGGCTCGCCGGTGAGGTCGACGTAGTCGGTGCCGGCGTCGGCGCAGGCGGCGACCAGCGGCTCGCCGTACGTCAGGTAGGGCCCGACCGTGGTGATCACGACGCGGGCGCGCGACGCGACGTCGGCGAGCGAGGCCGGGTCGCCGACCTCGGCGTGCAGCAGCTCGAGGTCCGCGAGCGCGGGGTCGATCGCCGCCAGCTGGTCCCGCACCCGGGCCAGCTTGTCGGGGCTGCGCCCGGCCAGCGCCCAGCGCAGCCCGCTCGGCGCGTGCCGGGCGAGGTACTCCGCCGTCAGCGCACCCGTGAAGCCCGTCGCCCCGAAGAGCACGATGTCGAACGGTCGGTCCGTCTTGCCGGTCTCAGCCATCCCCCCATCGTCGCACCCCGATCCCGGGTGC includes these proteins:
- a CDS encoding LCP family protein; this translates as MSDAEQPSAQAGSGAPKRKGRVRKRHTVGKIVLATVLVLGLVTGLSVVFLYRHLNGNLNVVDLSGQIGTDRPDKPKVTGPQEPLNILVMGSDSRDCNGCNIDNLTGGGARSDTTILIHLSADRTRAYGISIPRDSAVDRPTCTDENGDDIAGGTHVLWNEAYSVGGPACTIHQFEKLTGVLVDHYVVVNFEGFRDMVDAIGGVEVCIPEDIVDPAHGINIPAGTRKIAGQQALNYVRERYVVGNGSDTGRMKRQQAFIASMAHQVVAAGTLANPIKIVKFLEAATKSLTLDPALGSLKKIGGLGYEFRNIGLDKIQFITIPNTVDPTNPNHLVWTPQAKGVWQKIIDDEPLTRRLATDVISAGNLPGSKNPSGNGSGNGSGSNEADAQALADAGLCS
- a CDS encoding FmdB family zinc ribbon protein yields the protein MPTYQYSCTECGHAFEQVQSFSDDTLTVCPECQGRLRKVFNAVGVVFKGSGFYRTDSRSGSSSTVPAASDSGSSSSSEKSSDSSSSSGSSSDKASAKSDSKPAAAASTSKD
- a CDS encoding SAF domain-containing protein, giving the protein MPSPRDRATRLAGGVRRAVLRRRRLLAALLTAVAVGTGLHATTAPPPARVAVVVAAHDLPSGAVVTEADLTTAAFAPGSVPSGLADAPVGRTLAGPLRAGEPVTDVRLVGPGLAAGHPGLTAVPVRLPDAAMAGLLRAGDRIDLVASDPQGSGARTVAAGAVVVAVPRVADDAGTTTAAGLPGRLVVVGVPPGDMEPLADASVRYFLTFAYTH
- a CDS encoding MscL family protein, whose translation is MTGFKNFILRGNLVELAVAFIMAGAFAGVVTATVDVILGIVGKIGGEPDFSIWKPAGLLIGAWITAIVSFLILAAVVYFLIVKPYTAAKQRYFPEEEKGLPADIAMLTEIRDLLAQQGGRPQV
- a CDS encoding penicillin acylase family protein, which encodes MTDPPPATRPTRSPGEPGPLRRWWSVFVALPKPLRVTSYVAVGVVLALLATLVVGVVLVRRPLPQTSGEVAVPGLEGDVRVVRDDHGIPQLYGDSVDDLMRAQGYVHAQERFFEMDVRRHATAGRLAEMFGKDALESDEYVRTMGWRRVAEQELALVKPETRAALEAYADGVNAYLDEHSPSEIAVEYTVLNAGGLDYRPEHWTPVDSLAWLKAMAWDLRGNMDDEIGRVLALAGHSAEQVRELYPAYDASAHDPIVGQGAVVDGVFEQDATSGGTRNPQRPPYTAGARRALGDLQAGLARMPALLGRGDGVGSNSWVVDGDHSATGAPLLANDPHLGVSLPGVWMQMGLHCNVVSDDCPLDVAGFTFSGVPGVVIGHNADIAWGFTNLGPDVTDLYLEKVEGDRWRYDGRLRPLRVRTETIKVDGGDDVTLTIRSTKHGPLLSDVSDQLRAVGEQASVDGSAPRDDQHYAVALEWTALHPAPTADAILELDTASNWDEFRAAASSFAVPAQNLVYADRDGHIGYQAPGVVPIRKSGNDGLVPSAGWRPENDWTGDHVPFDGLPNVLDPKEGFVVTANQAVIGDDYPYLLTTDWDHGYRSQRIRDLLEQEGELSMAEIADLQLDTRSPLAPLLTPYLLDVELPRGYYAAGQALLRTWDLDQGADSAPAAYFDVVWRNVLEKTFHDDLPEDAWPDGGQRWVAVMEQLLREPANPWWDDTTTEDVVETRDDILVAAMVDARDELTRLEALDPAEWSWGHLHQLHLRSATLGESGIGPVEALVNRGPWEVGGGSAAVDATGWDATEGYDVTTAPSMRMVVSLADLDDSRWINLTGVSGHPFSSHYTDQTDLWARGETLPWAFSKAAVDAAAEDVLTLTPGG
- the argS gene encoding arginine--tRNA ligase, whose amino-acid sequence is MASPAHVLTERLQRALGAAFGPEYAAVDPVLRPSQFADFQANAALALAKRLGTSPREVAARLVEHLDVADACDAPVVSGPGFVNLSLTPAWVAAATTALAADPRVGVPLEEPQVVPVDYSAPNVAKEMHVGHLRTTVVGDALARTLEHLGHHVIRQNHIGDWGTPFGMLIEHLLEVGEESDEAALLVSDPNAFYQAARAKFDADTDGTDFAARARARVVALQAGDPETLRHWERLIALSTAYFNSIYDLLGVTLTDADLAGESTYNDELPGICAELEAAGIAEVSEGALCVFLDGFTGREGKPVPLIIRKSDGGYGYGTTDLATIRHRVRDLGADRILYVIGEPQSLHLRMVWATARKAGWLPDDVEVVHVQIGNVLGSDGKILKTRSGAPVRLRALLEEAVERATALLVESRPDVAEADRAVVARQVGIAAVKYADLSVSHDSEYAFDLDRMVSASGNTGPYLQYAATRIRSILRRADDAGTGGLSSVASAPMVVTDEAERALMLALLAFGDTVAGVGATLEPHRLCTYLFELAQAFTTFYDRCPVLKAEGDDVRASRLALCALTLRVLEQGLDLLGITAPERM